The Christiangramia flava JLT2011 region ATTGATCTCCGGGAAGAATTAGAAAAATATTCAAAGCACTGGCCTTGGTTCGTGTTTGGAGTCATTGCTTGTGTGATTCTCGCTTTCATTTATTTAAAAGTAACTACTCCAAGTTATCACACGATTGCGAGTATTATTATCAAGGATGAAGAAAGCAAATCTCCTTCTTCGGAAATGGCTGCTTTTGCAGACCTTGGTTTATTAGGCGGAATGGGAACCAATTCCATTGAAAATGAAATTGGAATTCTGAAGTCTAAGCGAATGATGACGAACGTGGTGAAAGCTTTAAATCTGAATGTCACTTACTATGATGAAGATGCTATTAAAAGCCCTGAGTTATATCGAAATACACCTTATTATGTCCAGGTTTTAAACCTTGATGAGAAGATATTATCAACTTATTCAAAGGAATCTGCGAATACCTATAGAATTATACTAACTGATAATTCCGTAGAATTGATCAATTCCGAAACGGAAGAAAAATTCAAAGGAAAACCAGGTCAGCCAATAGAATTGCCTTTTGCGGATGCCCTTGTAATTGAAAATCCAGAATTTGAAATACCTGAAGATGGTATACCAAATACCATTGTCAAATTTTCGAACTTGGAATCGGTTGTTTCCAATTATCGTTCAAAGCTTCAGATTAATTTGACCGATAAGAATTCCAGCCTGATCGAATTAGGTATGGATGATTCGGTAAAAGCAAAAGCACAGGATATCTTGGATCAACTGGTTTTCGAATACAACCGCGAAGCCATTGAGGATAAAAATTTGGTTGCCAGAAATACGGCAGATTTTATTGACGAACGCTTGCAGATTATCAATACCGAATTGGATTCCATTGAAACTGACAAAGAGGAATTCAAAGAAACTAATCGGCTTACAGATATTGAGGCGGAATCGGAAATGTTCATCGAAAATGCCAGTGATTTTAACAAACGCCAACAGGAAATTGAAACTCAGCTGGAACTGGCAAATACCATGCTCGAGTATTTGAAAAGTGACGAGCGCGCAGATCTGCTTCCGGCAAATCTGGGAATTGAAGATCAGGCGGTGAATACAAGTATTCAGAATTATAATGAGCTGGTTCTGGAAAGAAATAGGATTCTCTCAGGTTCCACCGAGAAAAACCCGGTTGTCCAAAGATTGAACAGCCAGATTAGCCAGATAAGGTCTAACGTTTTAGAAAGTTTTGAAAGGCTGCGTTCAAATCTAAGAGTTTCAAAAAATGAATTAGACAGGCAAGGTTCTGTAATCAACTCCAGGATTGCAGCAGTTCCTTCAAAAGAAAGGCAATACCGAGGTATCGAACGTCAGCAAAATATTAAGGAATCCCTTTATTTATTTCTTCTTCAGAAGAGAGAAGAGAATTCTTTAAGTCTTGCTGTAACAGCTCCAAAAGCTAAAATCGTTGATAGGGCCTATAGCTCGGTTGTTCCGATTTCTCCGAAGCCAAAGATCATTTTGTTAGCAGCTTTAATTATTGGATTACTGATTCCGTTTTTGGTGATCTACCTAAAACATCTTTTAAGCAATAAGGTGAAAAGCAGAGAGGATCTGGAAAAAGCGGCGAAAGAAATACCCGTGGTTGGTGAAATTCCACGAGTGAATAAAAAAGAAAGTGAGATGATCATGAAGAATGACCGAAGCATTCTTGCCGAGGCATTCCGAATCTTACATACCAACCTGCAATATCTTATTATAACAAAGGCAGATAAAGACCGTGGTAACACTATTTTCGTTACTTCTACGATCAAAGGTGAGGGTAAGACGTTAGTTTCGTTTAACCTCGCCGCCACTTTGGCAAATACCGGAAAAAAAGTTCTTTTGGTGGGAGCTGACTTAAGAAATCCGCAGCTACAACGATTTGAAAAGGATGCCAGGCAACATGCGGGGGTAAGCGACTATTTAGCAAATGATGAATTGAAGCTGAACGGATTGATTCGTGAGTCTAGTTATGAAAATGATAATCTTGAGATCTTACCTTCCGGAACGATTCCGCCTAATCCATCAGAATTATGGAGAAGAAAGAAAACGGAGGAGATGTTTAAAGACCTTGAAAAGATGTATGATTACGTGATAGTCGATACTGCTCCATCTTTACTTGTTACAGATACATTTTTAATAAATAAATATGCAGATCTTACGTTATATGTGGTAAGAGCAGGGCATACTGCCAAAAAGCTTATTCAGTTTGCAGTAGATTCCAATAATGATGGAAAATTCCATGATCTTAGTTTTGTGCTAAATGATGTGAAATGGAGTAATTTCGGTTATGGAAATAAGTATGGTTATACTTATGGCGAGGAGAAAAAATCTTTTATTAAATGGCTGCAAAATAAGGCGGCAGCGGTTTAAGTATACTGTTATAAAATTTAAACCCTGAAGGAAACTTCAGGGTATTTTTTTGATATGAAAAAAGTATTTGTTTTATTAATATTCTTTACAATTGGGTTGCAGTCTTCTGCTCAGGTTGAATTTTCAGGAAAAGTCTCTGGGAATGGCTTTTATAGTAATTCCAAAAAGCTACCGTTCTGGTTTTACAGTAATCAGCGAGGCCGAATTTCAGATTCTACTGATTTTTCAGGACTGGTTTCAGCTAAATTGAACTATGATTTTTCTGAAATTAGTTCTCTGGAAGTTGGTGGAGGATTGTTATACGATGATCAATTTTCAGACGAAATAGCTATTGATGAATTATACGCAGAATTTGATTGGAAATGGTTGCAGGTCATTGCGGGTAGAAAGCAAAGAGAGGAACTTTATAGAGGCTTAAGTGCAACGAATGAGAACTTTGCCTGGTCAATGAATGCAAGGCCGCTCCCCGGCATTGAATTAAGCACATCAAGACCTTTGTTTTTCAACCAGAATAAAAAATTAGGTATAGAGATAAGCTGGGCTGAATATTTCATGGGGAATGATCGTTTTGTTAAGGGTGCCAGGCTGCACTCAAAAAGTTTGTTCTTGATCTATAATCCGTCCACTTCCTTCAAAATAAAAGGAGGGATCTCACACTATGCTATATGGGGTGGCATTTCCCCAAAATGGGGTAAACAACCTGAGGGATTTGTAGATTACTTGAAGATTATTACAGGTAGAGAAGGAGGCGATAATTCGGCAGAGCCAGACCAACAAAATGTTATTGGAGCTCATTCCGGAACTTATGAACTATATGTGACAAAGAAATTCTCAAATTATAAACTTCAATTTATCTACAATCATTTCTTTGAAGATGGTACTGGTAGTCGGTATGCCAATTTTCCCGATGGTCGGTATGGATTGTTTTATGAAGAAGATGTATCATCTTCATTAATAAATTCTGCAATTTTTGAGTTTTATTATACAAGAGATCAGAGTGACGGCAGCAGCGCGCCACATGAACATGATTTTTATTTCAATAGCTTTTCAATGTACAAGAATGGCTGGACTTATAAAAGGAGAATAATAGGAGTGCCATTTTTTGATTATGATTACAATAATGAATTGGTTGGCGGGAATAAATTTGCGGCGTATCATTTGGCATTTGGTGGAGAGATACAAGGTAAGCCTCATCAGTTATCGGTCTCATATGTTTTTAAGGAAGGAGCTTATTTCAGACCTTACAATCCAAAAAGAAAGGAATTTTATGGCAATTATGAAATCAAGTTACTCCAAAGCTTTGTAGATTTTGATCTTCAATTAGGAGCAGAATTTTCTAATGTATCAAATCCAATATTCGGAACAGGATTAAGTATTTCTAAGCAATTCTAATTTTTATAAAAATAAAATATTCTATTCCCCCGGCCATTCGCCGGGTTTTTTTATTTCCAATAATTAAAATACAAGTTATCAGTCTTTTATATATATTTGCCGCTCGAATCGAGGTTCATCTCCCGTTATTAAAATGCCAGCCCCGCAATGGAACGGAGACAAATAGTTAATAACCCTTCTCAAAAGGTTTGGAGTAAACCGCTGCTCGCTGGCGCTTTCACTTTTTTACTGGTCGTAATCATAGGTTTTATCATTCTCTGGCAGCGATACCAGATAA contains the following coding sequences:
- a CDS encoding GumC family protein, whose protein sequence is MAQQNYPNRPVQEEQIDLREELEKYSKHWPWFVFGVIACVILAFIYLKVTTPSYHTIASIIIKDEESKSPSSEMAAFADLGLLGGMGTNSIENEIGILKSKRMMTNVVKALNLNVTYYDEDAIKSPELYRNTPYYVQVLNLDEKILSTYSKESANTYRIILTDNSVELINSETEEKFKGKPGQPIELPFADALVIENPEFEIPEDGIPNTIVKFSNLESVVSNYRSKLQINLTDKNSSLIELGMDDSVKAKAQDILDQLVFEYNREAIEDKNLVARNTADFIDERLQIINTELDSIETDKEEFKETNRLTDIEAESEMFIENASDFNKRQQEIETQLELANTMLEYLKSDERADLLPANLGIEDQAVNTSIQNYNELVLERNRILSGSTEKNPVVQRLNSQISQIRSNVLESFERLRSNLRVSKNELDRQGSVINSRIAAVPSKERQYRGIERQQNIKESLYLFLLQKREENSLSLAVTAPKAKIVDRAYSSVVPISPKPKIILLAALIIGLLIPFLVIYLKHLLSNKVKSREDLEKAAKEIPVVGEIPRVNKKESEMIMKNDRSILAEAFRILHTNLQYLIITKADKDRGNTIFVTSTIKGEGKTLVSFNLAATLANTGKKVLLVGADLRNPQLQRFEKDARQHAGVSDYLANDELKLNGLIRESSYENDNLEILPSGTIPPNPSELWRRKKTEEMFKDLEKMYDYVIVDTAPSLLVTDTFLINKYADLTLYVVRAGHTAKKLIQFAVDSNNDGKFHDLSFVLNDVKWSNFGYGNKYGYTYGEEKKSFIKWLQNKAAAV